A stretch of DNA from Deltaproteobacteria bacterium CG2_30_66_27:
AGGGGAAGCGGGCGTTCCTCGAGAAGCGGAAACCGGTGTTCCAGGGGAAGTAATCGGCGGGAAAAAAGGCGGCCCGGTTTCCCGGACCGCCCGCTAAGAGCTGCGATTTACAGATACGGTAACCGATCAAGTCCCGGACGCAGGGCGCAGCGGAGAGGAAGCCCCCCGCGAGCCCGGAGTCCTGTCCCCGGCGGTCGCATATTGCCGTATGAATGGATTGAACCACTGGGTCAGAAGGACCCCTTCTCCTTCGTGTACGCGAGGCGCCCGCCGGCCAGGATGATGTCGACCTGCCGCCCCGTCAGGGAGTGGGTGACCTCGAAGTCGAACCCCTTCGTGACGTTGCGCGCCTTGAGCTTGTTCCCCTTCCGGATCGCCTCCCGTACGTTCGGGATCTCGACCTGGTCGCCCTGGGCGATCTTGTCGTAGTCGGCCTCGTTGGCGAAGAGGAACGGCACGATGCCGAAGTTGATCAGGTTCGCGGCGTGGATCCGCTCGAACGACTTGGTGATCACCGCCCGGACGCCGAGGTAGCTCGGGCAGATGGCCGCGTGCTCCCGCGAGGAGCCTTGACCGTAGGAGAGCCCGCCGACGATCACGTTGTGGACCCCTTTTGCCTTGTTCTCGAGCGACCGCTTGCTGAACGTCGGATCGACCCCCTCGAAGACGAACTCGGCGTATTTCGCGATGTTGGAGCGGTATTTCAGCCGCGCACCGGCGGGCATGATGTGGTCGGTGGTGATCTTGTCGCCCACCTTCAGCGTCACCGTGCCGCGAATCGCCTCGGGCAGGGGGACGCTCTCCGGCGGCTTCCCGATGTTCGGCCCGCGCCGGACCTCGACCGCGACGCCTTCCGCCGCGGGGGCCAGAACCATCGAGTCGTCGATGTGGAACTTCTTCGGCACCTTCACCTCGGGATACTCGATCCCGAGCTCCGCCGCGACGTCCCTCGGGTCGGCCATCTCCCCCTTCAAGGCGCACGCCGCCGCCGTCTCGGGGGAGACGAGGAAGATCCCGGCGTCCTTCGTGCCGGACCGGCCCTCGAAGTTCCGGTTGTTCGTGCGGACCGAGACCCCGCCCGACGGGGGCGCCTGCCCCGCGCCGATGCAGAAGCCGCAGGCGGTCTCCAAGATCCGCGCCCCGGCGCTCACCAGCGTCGCGATGCTGCTCTCCTTCGCCGCCATCTGGAGCACCTGCCGGGAGCCCGCCGCCACGCCGAACGACACGTTCGGACTGATCATGCGACCCTTGAGGATCCGGGCCAGGGTGGTGATGTCCTTGTAGGAGGCGTTCGTGCAGGAGCCGACGAGCACCTGGTGGACCTTCTTCCCGGTCAGCTCCTTCACCCGCTTCACGTTGTCGGGGCTGTGCG
This window harbors:
- a CDS encoding aconitate hydratase (Catalyzes the conversion of citrate to isocitrate), with translation RKPGKEVAVRIDQTLTQDATGTMAYLQFEAMGVPRVKTEKSVSYVDHNMLQEGFENADDHLYLQTVAAKHGIFYSRAGNGICHQVHVERFGVPGKTMLGSDSHTPTGGGIGMMAIGAGGLDVAVAMAGGPFYMTYPKVVKVNLTGKLPPWVAAKDVIMKLLEILTTKGNVGSIVEYGGDGVETLSVPERATITNMGAELGVTTSIFPSDKVTKAFLKAQAREESWVKLKADPSAKYERVIDIDLSALEPMVAMPHSPDNVKRVKELTGKKVHQVLVGSCTNASYKDITTLARILKGRMISPNVSFGVAAGSRQVLQMAAKESSIATLVSAGARILETACGFCIGAGQAPPSGGVSVRTNNRNFEGRSGTKDAGIFLVSPETAAACALKGEMADPRDVAAELGIEYPEVKVPKKFHIDDSMVLAPAAEGVAVEVRRGPNIGKPPESVPLPEAIRGTVTLKVGDKITTDHIMPAGARLKYRSNIAKYAEFVFEGVDPTFSKRSLENKAKGVHNVIVGGLSYGQGSSREHAAICPSYLGVRAVITKSFERIHAANLINFGIVPFLFANEADYDKIAQGDQVEIPNVREAIRKGNKLKARNVTKGFDFEVTHSLTGRQVDIILAGGRLAYTKEKGSF